TGTTTGAGCTTTCGATACAAGATTTCCTAATAAAGAAATGCTTAAAATAATAAAATAAAAATTTTTCATATTTTATTTTTTTCATTAATTTGTATTGATTATTGAAGAATAGTTTATCTTCTTGGCTACATATTGAACATATACGGATACATCTTTTGATAAAGAGTTATTGTTTTTATCTGTAATTATACACGTGATTTTAAATATGCGTGGGTGACAAAGAGCCCCTTCAACTTTACTGTCGTTTATATAAGTCCATGTAACTTTATTTCCGCTTCCGGCAAATGTTCCCCATCCATCTGTGCAGCTCCATGTGTAATTCAACCCATCACCTGTTGCAGTTACTGTTAATTCCGCTGTGATACTGTCTGTTGAAGCATTAGCAATAGTAAAAACAGAATCTTTTGCAACCAAACTCGTAAACGTAAGAGGTGTATTAATGTCAGAATCTACAAGGACATTATTGTCTTTTTTACAAAAAATAAAAAAGGAAAGTCCTAATGCAAGTAATAAAAATTTAATTTTTGTTTTCATGTTTTCTAAGTTTTATTTCTTATAGTAAAGATAGAAAATCAAGAAAGCCAGTGCAATACCTAATTATGGGTATTTTCATATACCTAATTATAGGTATTATCCAAATATAGTATTAAATTATATCAATAATGCTTTTTTTACGGCGTACATGACAAAGAGCGATATCCTATACTTTTCGGCAGATTTAGAAAAATGATCGAAACACTTTTTCCTCAACTCTATGACCAATTTATACTAAAACGAAATTATGCTAAATCTTTTACTGGTCTTTTTATTCATATAATCCCTATAATATCTTCTGTTACCATGTTGCGATTTATTAATGTTCAAAATAATAAACCTATTAAGCATTTAAAATACACACTACTTTTTATTAGCACAACAGATTTTATTTATCAAAAAGTTTTTGGGGAAATTTTACGGACAGTTGGTTAATTATTTTTTTATTTTCAATGGTCTGGTATGTATTCCGCATTCGCCTCCGCACTTGCTTGTGCCTATCCATCTGCCTGCTCTTTCATTATCGTCATTTGTAATATTTGAACACGGCGCACAGCCAAGCGACCTGTAACCTTCTTTATACAAAGGATTAACTTTCACTTCGTACAAAGCCAGATATTGCCATATTTCTCGTTCTTTCCATATCAAAATAGGATTTAATTTTATCAATCCTTTATCGCGTTCCTCAACTTCTTTGAAATCGGTTCGTGTTCTGCCTTCCGTGCAACGCAATCCGGTTACCCAGCACGAAACATTCATTTCTTCAATTGCTTGTCGTGTTGGTAAAACTTTAAGCAAATCGCAGCATTTGTCAGGCTCGGTTTGATAAAGTTTATCAGATATTTCAACCTTATTATTATGATAAACTTTTAATTCGGGATATTCTTCAACTATTTTATTCATAAAAGCAACAGTTTCCTTTGGTTTAAATCTTGTAGTAACAATAAAACCTTTTATTTTTTTATTTACCCTTTTTGCCAAATCCCAAACAGTAACCGAATCTTTTCCCAGACTGTTTGCAACAACAAGCCCATCGCCATACATTTCGTATGCTTCTTCGATAAGCGTGAGCGACCTGTCAACCTTTTGTTTGAAATTTAAAGAGTCAACAAGTGTTTTTAAATCGTCATTGTTTTTTAATAAATTCATTTTTACCTCCTTTAGTTTTAATTGGTTTATATAATAATTTTTAATTTAATTCAAGTATTTCTATGATTAACCAAAATTTCCGGAAACGTATTTTCGGGTTAGTTCTTTTTGGGGATTATTAAATATCTGTTCGGTTGTCCCAAATTCAATAATTTCACCCATGTAAATAAAAGCAACATTATCTGCAATTCTTTTAGCTTGCCTGAAAGTATGAGTTACCAGAACAATTGAATAATGTTTTTTCAATTTAACAAAAAGTTCTTCAATCTTCATTGTAGAAACAGGGTCGAGAGCCGATGTGGCTTCGTCGCCTAAAATAATTTCGGGTTCAACTGCCAAACCTCTTGCCAAACATAATCTTTGTTGTTGTCCAATTGATAACCGGGTTGAAGGACTGTGCAATCTGTCATAAACTTCATTCCAAAGAGCGACAGCTTTCAAATATCTCTCAACTATTTTATCTAATTTCTTTTTTCTTCTTATCCCGTGAATTCTCGGACCATAAGCAACATTATCATATATAGACATTGGAAGCGGACAAGGACGTTGAGACAGCAATCCCATTTTTTTTCTTATACTAATTATTTCTGCATCTTTACTGTAAATATTTTCGCCATCAACTAATAATTCTCCTTCAACTCTAACTTCCGTAGAATCATCATTCATACGGTTAAATGTTCTTAGTAAAGTTGTTTTTCCGCATCCTGAAGGACCTATAATACAAGTAATGCTTTTATCAGGCAATTCAAGATTAATATTTTTTAAAATATGATTATTTTGAATAAAAACATTAAGATTTCTCGCAACAATATGAGTTATATTTTCAGGATTAATATTTAATTCCTCATCTATTAATTGAGCAGTTAATGTATTTTCCATAATAATTAAATTTTGTTTTTTGATAATTTTCTACTAAAAAAACGTGCCGATAAACTAAGTATTAAAACTATTATTGTTAATATCAGAGCAGCGGCATAAGCTCTGTTCTGAACTTCTTCAATCGGGCTACCAAGCTGAAAGAAAATAGCAAGAGGTAAAGTTGCAGTTTGCTGATTAAAAGAAGTAGGAATACTATCAGTATAACCGGCAGTGAAAAGAACTGTTGCCGCATCGCCAATTGCTCTGCCAACTGAAAGCAATATAGCAGTAGTAATACCCGGCATTATTTGTCGTATAATAACTTTAATCATTTCAAATTTTGTAGAGCCGAGAGCTTGCGGTGTTTCAATCAATTCATTTGGAACACGTCGGGCTACCTCATCAATGGATCGAATCATGATTGGTAATATTAACATTCCGACAGTAACAATACCTCCTAATAATGACGCTTTCAAACCAAAATAAATCATAACAACAAATCCAAATGCTCCATAAACTATCGAAGGAATACCAAACAAAATGTCGTATGAAAAACGGCAGACCTCTTTATAAAATGAATTTTTCTTTAAATGAAAATTTATATACATCACAATTGGTAAACTGATAATAATGCTAAAGATGACAGAACCAATAACAATATATATAGAACCGATAATAGCGTTCAATATCCCTCCTTCTTTTCCAAGGTAAAACCCTCCTGTAGGTATTTCCGAAATCATTTCCCAATTCAGTGAAGGCAGTCCTTTTCTTACGATACTATAAATTATAAAAAGCAAAACACTCAATATTGAAATTGCAGACAATATCATAAGCGATTTAAAAAATGCTTCTTCAAGTTTTTTCAAAGCTAACTGCATGTTGTATATTTTAAATCTGATTCTTTTCATTCTTTAATATCCTTTTTTACGATTTCACAAATTAAACTACAAAGCATATTTTCTTTCTATTCTGATTAATATAAATCTTGAACCAGCATTAAATAAAACTATAATTACAAAAAGCAATAATGCTGCAAACATCAAAGCAGATTCATAATCCGGCATTGACATCATTTCGCCGTAGTTATTTGCAATCAGTGCAGGCAAAGGGTAACACGATTCAAAAATACTTTTTGGTATTATTGCAGTATTTCCGCATACCATTAAAACTGCTATAGTTTCGCCGAATGCTCTTGAGATTGCAAGAACTATTGCAGCAATAATTCCAGATAGTGATTTTCGTAAAACAACTTTTTTAATTGTTTGCCATTTTGTTGCTCCAACTGATAATGAAGCTTCCCGCATTTCTTTGGGAATGGCATTAAATAATTCAGATAAAATACTTACAATTAAAGGAATTATCATTATTGCCAAAACTATCCCACCTGCCAAAACAGTGTATCCTGTTGAAAATTCAACAAAATGAGGAGCCAATTTATCGGAAATAAAAGGAACGATTGTGATAATTCCCCATACTCCAAATACAACAGGCGGAATGCCCGAAAGAACATCAACAAACGGATAGGCAATTTTCTTAACTCTGCTATTTGCATATTCCGTGAGGTATATCGCTGTCAGCAAAGAAACAGGTAACGCAATAATTATAGCAATTGCCGTTACTTGTAATGTGCTTATAATATATGGCAAAAATCCATATTCTCCTTTGAATGGTTTCCAGCTGCTTGCAGAAAGCAAATCCCAAATATTTTTGCTTTGCATTATTGGCAAAGCTTTGAAAAATAGTCCCGTTGCAATCAGAAATAAAAATGTAAGCGATAAAACTGTAAGCCCTGACATAGTATGCCGGGCAATTTTATCTTTGACAATTCTAAATTTTATCATTTCAATTTATTTAACTCGACTGCTATTTTTTCTTTTGATAAATTTATATAACCCGATTCATGTACGAATTTCTGACCATCTGTAAGAATCCATTTAATAAATTCCACTACTACCTGTTTTGTCGGTTTTCCGTTTGTTACCAAAAACAAATCTCTTGCAGGAGGTGAAGGATATTTGCCGGTAGCTATTGCATTAATAAGCTGATCTAAATTGGAATAGAAATTTTCATCAGCATCAATTTTTCCATTATTGTTTAAATCTATTGGCAATACAATGATTCCCGGATTCGACTTTTTGGTTTTTGCATCATACGCATAACCTATATTGTTATAACCAATACCCGCAGGGTCTTTCTTAACTGCCTGAGCTAAACCGGGGTCACCAAATACTCCAACGCCATTAAGATCTTCTTGTTTTTTGCCAAAATATTTTGCCCATACTTCTGCTGCACCGCAAGCATCGGAGCGGGTATAAATATGAATTGGAGTACTGCTTTTTATTCCAAATGCCTGTCCCCAAGTTTGATATTTTCCGGTAACCCAAATATCATTGCCTGCATTTTTTTTCAACCCTTTTGCCAATAATTCTTTAAGCAAAGGATTTGACGCACTAATCACAGGCACTACAGCATCTTTAGTTACAGCAATTCCATAAGCACCTTTTTTAACTTCAATAGAATAAATTTCTCTGGAAACCATTCCAATGTCTACCATTTTAGAAAGCACATCTGTCATTCCTTTACCTGCACCTCCGGCGGATATATCAATTTTTACTTTCGGATGAAGTTTTTTAAATTCCTGCGCCCATTTCACAGTCATTGGATATAGTGCAAATGCACCGGAAATTGATATTTGTCCTTCTAATTCATCATTTGTTTTTGTTGTATTATTTGTATAGGAACTTAATCCGAAAAATAATACTACTGCTATTAAATAATTTAATACTTTTTTCATTTTCATTTTATTTTTTAATTGTTAAACATTTAAAATCCTATTTGCAATTGAACAACACCAA
This region of Bacteroidales bacterium genomic DNA includes:
- the pstB gene encoding phosphate ABC transporter ATP-binding protein PstB codes for the protein MENTLTAQLIDEELNINPENITHIVARNLNVFIQNNHILKNINLELPDKSITCIIGPSGCGKTTLLRTFNRMNDDSTEVRVEGELLVDGENIYSKDAEIISIRKKMGLLSQRPCPLPMSIYDNVAYGPRIHGIRRKKKLDKIVERYLKAVALWNEVYDRLHSPSTRLSIGQQQRLCLARGLAVEPEIILGDEATSALDPVSTMKIEELFVKLKKHYSIVLVTHTFRQAKRIADNVAFIYMGEIIEFGTTEQIFNNPQKELTRKYVSGNFG
- a CDS encoding PstS family phosphate ABC transporter substrate-binding protein; this translates as MKKVLNYLIAVVLFFGLSSYTNNTTKTNDELEGQISISGAFALYPMTVKWAQEFKKLHPKVKIDISAGGAGKGMTDVLSKMVDIGMVSREIYSIEVKKGAYGIAVTKDAVVPVISASNPLLKELLAKGLKKNAGNDIWVTGKYQTWGQAFGIKSSTPIHIYTRSDACGAAEVWAKYFGKKQEDLNGVGVFGDPGLAQAVKKDPAGIGYNNIGYAYDAKTKKSNPGIIVLPIDLNNNGKIDADENFYSNLDQLINAIATGKYPSPPARDLFLVTNGKPTKQVVVEFIKWILTDGQKFVHESGYINLSKEKIAVELNKLK
- a CDS encoding phosphoadenylyl-sulfate reductase; the encoded protein is MNLLKNNDDLKTLVDSLNFKQKVDRSLTLIEEAYEMYGDGLVVANSLGKDSVTVWDLAKRVNKKIKGFIVTTRFKPKETVAFMNKIVEEYPELKVYHNNKVEISDKLYQTEPDKCCDLLKVLPTRQAIEEMNVSCWVTGLRCTEGRTRTDFKEVEERDKGLIKLNPILIWKEREIWQYLALYEVKVNPLYKEGYRSLGCAPCSNITNDDNERAGRWIGTSKCGGECGIHTRPLKIKK
- the pstA gene encoding phosphate ABC transporter permease PstA, whose translation is MKRIRFKIYNMQLALKKLEEAFFKSLMILSAISILSVLLFIIYSIVRKGLPSLNWEMISEIPTGGFYLGKEGGILNAIIGSIYIVIGSVIFSIIISLPIVMYINFHLKKNSFYKEVCRFSYDILFGIPSIVYGAFGFVVMIYFGLKASLLGGIVTVGMLILPIMIRSIDEVARRVPNELIETPQALGSTKFEMIKVIIRQIMPGITTAILLSVGRAIGDAATVLFTAGYTDSIPTSFNQQTATLPLAIFFQLGSPIEEVQNRAYAAALILTIIVLILSLSARFFSRKLSKNKI
- the pstC gene encoding phosphate ABC transporter permease subunit PstC; the protein is MIKFRIVKDKIARHTMSGLTVLSLTFLFLIATGLFFKALPIMQSKNIWDLLSASSWKPFKGEYGFLPYIISTLQVTAIAIIIALPVSLLTAIYLTEYANSRVKKIAYPFVDVLSGIPPVVFGVWGIITIVPFISDKLAPHFVEFSTGYTVLAGGIVLAIMIIPLIVSILSELFNAIPKEMREASLSVGATKWQTIKKVVLRKSLSGIIAAIVLAISRAFGETIAVLMVCGNTAIIPKSIFESCYPLPALIANNYGEMMSMPDYESALMFAALLLFVIIVLFNAGSRFILIRIERKYAL